From Oreochromis niloticus isolate F11D_XX linkage group LG1, O_niloticus_UMD_NMBU, whole genome shotgun sequence, a single genomic window includes:
- the drd4b gene encoding dopamine receptor D4b: MSDNFTDFNNDTLPAAAVTHLNFPALIFGIFLIIVVTCGNVLVCISVYLEKALKTTTNYFIVSLAFADLLLAVLVLPLFVYAEFQGGVWSLNMLMCDGLMTMDVMLCTASIFNLCAISVDRFIAVSIPLNYNRKHVDHRQLILLSATWLLALAVASPVIFGINNVPNRDPTECKLEDNNYVVYSSVCSFFIPCPIMVLLYFGVFRGLRRWEETRKAKLRSSIEACRKLQHAAIATTLVPVPGTIPGPLPMPLPRIIERDLAQSRMDDSGDYIQQEIPYPRQYRENSVPTLTFSQQQMKKRAKLNSRERKAMKVLPVVVGCFLFCWTPFFVVHTMRAVCLTCSIHPGLMSTVTWLGYVNSALNPIIYTMFNTEFKKFFKKCFRSCC, encoded by the exons ATGTCGGACAACTTCACGGATTTTAACAACGACACCCTGCCGGCGGCCGCCGTCACACATTTAAACTTCCCAGCTCTCATTTTCGGGATTTTCTTGATCATCGTCGTCACCTGTGGAAATGTGCTCGTGTGTATTAGCGTTTACTTGGAGAAAGCTTTAAAAACCACTACAAACTACTTTATAGTGAGTCTGGCGTTTGCAGACCTGCTGCTGGCGGTGCTGGTTCTCCCTCTCTTCGTTTACGCAGAG tTTCAGGGTGGAGTCTGGTCCTTGAACATGCTGATGTGTGATGGCCTGATGACCATGGATGTGATGCTGTGCACCGCATCAATATTTAACCTCTGTGCCATCAGTGTGGACAG gtTTATTGCCGTATCCATTCCACTAAACTACAACCGCAAACATGTGGACCATCGTCAGCTCATCCTGCTATCCGCCACCTGGCTGCTGGCCTTAGCAGTGGCCTCGCCTGTCATATTTGGCATCAACAACGTACCTAACCGTGATCCCACAGAGTGTAAATTGGAGGACAATAACTATGTGGTCTATTCCTCAGTCTGCTCCTTCTTCATTCCTTGCCCCATCATGGTCCTGCTCTACTTTGGGGTTTTCCGCGGGCTGCGTCGCTGGGAGGAGACCCGTAAGGCCAAACTACGAAGCAGCATCGAGGCCTGCAGGAAGCTGCAGCACGCTGCCATCGCCACAACCCTCGTCCCAGTGCCGGGCACCATCCCTGGACCTCTGCCCATGCCTCTGCCCAGGATTATCGAGCGAGATCTAGCCCAATCTCGCATGGATGATTCTGGTGACTACATACAACAGGAGATTCCTTATCCACGGCAGTACAGAGAGAACTCGGTGCCTACGCTGaccttcagccagcagcaaatGAAGAAGAGAGCCAAGCTCAACAGCAGGGAGAGGAAAGCTATGAAGGTCCTACCTGTCGTAGTAG GTTGCTTCTTGTTCTGTTGGACTCCATTCTTCGTGGTCCATACGATGCGAGCCGTGTGTCTGACATGCAGCATCCATCCTGGTCTAATGAGCACTGTCACCTGGTTGGGCTACGTCAACAGTGCTCTCAACCCCATCATTTACACCATGTTCAACACAGAGTTCAAGAAATTCTTCAAGAAATGCTTCCGCAGTTGCTGCTGA